CATTGCCCGCACCGGCGCCCTCGTGGCTGGTGCCGCCCAGTTCACGGCCGTCGGTGCCGTATACGCCATCGATAAGGTGCGCAAAATGCGTATCCCAGGTGGTCAACACGGGTTTCCAACCATGCCACCGCAAGAGGTTTTGGTTGGCGATAACGCGATCCAGGCTTACACCGAGGGGACAACTCTCTACGCAGACATGATCAAAGCCATAGATTCTGCGAAGACCACGGTGTTCTTTGAGACTTATGTGTGGCGTTCAGATGCGGTGGGTTTCGCCTTCAAAGAAGCATTGGTGCGGGCGGCGCAGCGCGGCGTGGAAGTCTTCGTTATTTATGACGGTTTTGGCTCTTTCAAGTCGGCTCCTGCCCTGAAGTTCTTCCCAAATCTGCCGACCCTGCACGTCCACCGAGTCAAAGAACTACGCATCGGACTCTTCCTGGGAGATATGCGCCGAACCGGGCGCAACCACCGCAAGATCCTCGTGGTCGATGACGCCGTTGGTTTCGTCGGCGGGTTCAACATCGGTAAAGACTTCGGCATGGAATGGCGCGACACCCATATCCGCCTTGTTGGGCCGGCGGTGAGAATACTCTCCGTAGGTGCCCAAGAGTTCTGGAACACATTCCGCGACAGGGACCAACCCATGTTGCCCGAGGGCGAGGAGCTGCCCTGGGATGACCAGATCACCGCTGCCTTCAACCTGCCTTCTCACCTGCTGTTCCCAGTGCGCTTGCAGTACATTGACGCTTTCCGCCGCGCTACCCAATCCCTTGAGATCACCACCGCGTACTTCATCCCCGACCGGGAAATTCTGCGTGAACTGGTTTTGGCGGCGCGGCGCGGTGTCAAGGTTCGCGTCCTCATTCCCGAGTACTCCAACCACATCCTGGCTGACTGGGTGGCGCGCCCCTACTTTGGGGAGCTCCTTGGCGCGGGCGTGGAAATCTGGCTCTACCAGCACGCCATGATTCACTCCAAGACGGTGGTTTCCGATGGGTTCCGCTCCATCGTTGGTACGGCCAACATTGACCGCCTCTCCATGATGGGCAACTTCGAAGTCACCATGCAGATTGATGATCCCGGGTTCGCGGAACGCATGGAGGCTATCTTCGAGAATGACCTCACGACGGCCCGGCCCCTCACTATTGAAGAGTGGATGGGACGCCCCATAGTCACGCGCGTGTTGGAGCGACTGGTGAGGGCATTCAACCTGGTGGTTTAGGCACGCTCGGGCTCCTAGTGGCTTGCGACAACCGCCTCTAGACCGCCTTCCAACAGGGCATCGAAAGCCATCTGGTCCACGACCGGGACCCCCAGCCCCTCTGCCTTCGCCACCTTCGATCCGGCGCCCGGGCCCGCCACGACGAGGTCGGTCTTCTTCGATACGGACGAGGACGCCTTCCCACCCCGCGCAATCACGGCCGCCTTCGCACCCTCCCGGTCGTAGCCGGGCATCGCCCCCGAAATGACGATGGTTGCACCCTCCAGAGTCTGTTGAATTTCCTCTGTCTCCTGCGTGGCTTCCAAGACGGCCCCCGCGTCCTTCCACGCCGCAACAATGTCGCGGTGCCAGTCGACCTCGAACCACTGGTGGACGGAGTCAGCGATGACCTGGCCGACACCCTCGGTATCGGCAAGGTCGTCAACACCGGCTGCCGCGATCGCGTCGAGCGAGCCGTACTTGGCGCCCAACGCCTGCGCGGCCGTGGGGCCGACGTGGCGGATCGACAACGCCACCAAGAAACGCCAGATCGGCTGGGTTTTCGCCCCCTCAAGTTGCCCCAGCATTTCCAGCAGACTCTTGCGCGGCACTGACTCCACGGGACCCCAGTGGGCTGTCTTCACGCCCGCCCTCGACCGCACCGTTTTCTTCCACGCGGTCGTCCAGAAGAAACGGACCTGGCTGTAGTCCCCCGTTGCAACGCCCCGCACCCGCACCGGCCGCCATACGAAAATGTCGGCGACGTCGTCCGCCTGCAAACTGAAGATGTCTTTCGAGGACGTCAACGTCGCGGTTTGCGGCTTGGGCAACAGTTCTTCAGCGTCCGCGAAAAGCTCCCCGTGTGTTCGCTGGGAGTCGGCGGGGAGTTCCAGCTGCTCCCCATTCTCCAAGGCCACCTTCGCGCCGGACACCAGGGCAGCCACAACTCGCTCCCGACCCAGTTCCGGTTGTGTCAGGGCGGCCGCCGCCTCAGCACCGAGCCCCTGAACGTCGAGGGCGCCACGGGATCCCAAGTGGATGAGCCGCTCCGTGATTTGCGCGGGGCAACCCGCCGCATTGGGGCAACGCAGATCAACATCCCCCTCCTTTGCTGGCGCGAGCCTCGTCTTGCAAGAAGGGCACAGCTCCGGCATCTCAAAGGCACGTTCCGTGCCGTCACGGTCCGCCATGACCGGCCCCACGACCTCGGGAATCACGTCCCCGGCCTTGCGGACCACGATGAGGTCGCCAATGAGGATGCCCTTGCGCTTGACCTCGCGAGCATTGTGCAGTGTCGCGTGGCGCAGGTGGGAGCCCGCAACAAGAATCTTCTCAAACACGGCGAACGGGGTGACGCGACCGGTGCGTCCCACCTGAACCTGAATATCAAGAAGCCGGGTAAATGCCTCCTCAGGGGGGTACTTGTACGCGACAGCCCACCGCGGAGTCCTCGACGTAGCCCCCATCTCTGCTTGGCGGTTCAGGGCATTGACCTTGAAAACCACACCGTCAATCTCATG
This genomic stretch from Schaalia sp. JY-X169 harbors:
- a CDS encoding phospholipase D-like domain-containing protein; the encoded protein is MPPTPPSRSARRARLLRIARTGALVAGAAQFTAVGAVYAIDKVRKMRIPGGQHGFPTMPPQEVLVGDNAIQAYTEGTTLYADMIKAIDSAKTTVFFETYVWRSDAVGFAFKEALVRAAQRGVEVFVIYDGFGSFKSAPALKFFPNLPTLHVHRVKELRIGLFLGDMRRTGRNHRKILVVDDAVGFVGGFNIGKDFGMEWRDTHIRLVGPAVRILSVGAQEFWNTFRDRDQPMLPEGEELPWDDQITAAFNLPSHLLFPVRLQYIDAFRRATQSLEITTAYFIPDREILRELVLAARRGVKVRVLIPEYSNHILADWVARPYFGELLGAGVEIWLYQHAMIHSKTVVSDGFRSIVGTANIDRLSMMGNFEVTMQIDDPGFAERMEAIFENDLTTARPLTIEEWMGRPIVTRVLERLVRAFNLVV
- the ligA gene encoding NAD-dependent DNA ligase LigA, encoding METDADIARGEARWVELVEAINEARGRYYDLDEPTISDADYDALYRELEELEARFPELATPDSPTASVGGSPSGAFAPVAHARQMTSLEDVFSFEELGAWFKRVEGRWPDEEIPMTAEVKVDGLAVNLRYEAGVLVQAATRGDGFVGEDVTANVRTIKTIPVRLRGANIPAIVDVRGEVYFRLDDFEAVNEARLAAGERTFVNPRNAAAGSLRRKDSAETAKLPLSFVVHGVGEVVWNEGEDEDEDAASRRPSTQSDWYDTIAAWGLPIGAHTKVVTSLAEATATIEDFGRRRGSFEHEIDGVVFKVNALNRQAEMGATSRTPRWAVAYKYPPEEAFTRLLDIQVQVGRTGRVTPFAVFEKILVAGSHLRHATLHNAREVKRKGILIGDLIVVRKAGDVIPEVVGPVMADRDGTERAFEMPELCPSCKTRLAPAKEGDVDLRCPNAAGCPAQITERLIHLGSRGALDVQGLGAEAAAALTQPELGRERVVAALVSGAKVALENGEQLELPADSQRTHGELFADAEELLPKPQTATLTSSKDIFSLQADDVADIFVWRPVRVRGVATGDYSQVRFFWTTAWKKTVRSRAGVKTAHWGPVESVPRKSLLEMLGQLEGAKTQPIWRFLVALSIRHVGPTAAQALGAKYGSLDAIAAAGVDDLADTEGVGQVIADSVHQWFEVDWHRDIVAAWKDAGAVLEATQETEEIQQTLEGATIVISGAMPGYDREGAKAAVIARGGKASSSVSKKTDLVVAGPGAGSKVAKAEGLGVPVVDQMAFDALLEGGLEAVVASH